One Natator depressus isolate rNatDep1 chromosome 5, rNatDep2.hap1, whole genome shotgun sequence DNA segment encodes these proteins:
- the LOC141988293 gene encoding interferon tau-2-like → MTTRFLLHICLILLFSTEISSRLCTMLHFQQNKVNKESLELLQKRSGNFPSQCINERAAFKPTQDIVQLSVAQKENAKVVIQEILQEIFNIFSKNLTQSAWDATSIVRLQNGLYQQIQRLEACLRTQMEKELTNPESQDLQITSRSVKQYFQGIDAFLKEKDYSLCAWEIIRMEIPRCFVLIDKLTRRLSN, encoded by the coding sequence ATGACCACCAGGTTTTTGCTGCACATTTGCCTCATACTGCTCTTCTCCACTGAAATCTCATCTCGGCTCTGTACCATGCTTCACTTCCAGCAGAACAAAGTGAACAAAGAGAGCTTAgagcttctgcagaaaaggagcggAAATTTCCCCTCACAATGCATAAATGAAAGGGCAGCTTTCAAGCCCACCCAGGATATTGTCCAACTTTCAGTGGCCCAGAAGGAGAATGCTAAGGTGGTAATTCAAGAGATCCTCCAGGAGATCTTCAACATCTTTAGCAAAAACCTCACCCAAAGTGCCTGGGATGCCACTTCCATAGTCAGGTTACAAAATGGCCTTTACCAGCAAATTCAGCGGCTGGAGGCATGTTTGAGAACACAGATGGAGAAGGAATTAACCAACCCGGAAAGTCAGGACCTCCAGATCACCAGTCGGAGTGTGAAACAATACTTTCAGGGGATAGAtgctttcctgaaagaaaaggaTTACAGCCTGTGTGCCTGGGAGATCATTCGCATGGAAATACCCAGATGTTTTGTACTGATTGACAAACTCACTCGACGGCTGAGTAACTAA